ATTAACGAATTTATTATCTGTCTGGGCTATAAAGGATATCTAATTAAAGAATATTTCATTAATTATTTTTATCATATGTCTGATGTAACTTTAGACATGAAAGAAAATACAACCTTTATCCATCAAAGCTACTCTGAGCCTTGGAAAATTACTTTGGTTGATACGGGCGAGAATTCAATGACCGGAGGGCGTCTTAAAAGGGTCAGTCATCATTTGGATAATGAAGATTTTTGTTTTACTTATGGCGATGGGGTTTCCAATGTAGATATCACCAAGCTTATTCAATTCCATAAAAGTCAAAAAAGATTAGCTACGGTTACAGCAATTAAGCCTCCTGCTCGCTTTGGCGCGATTAATATTGAAAATAATAAAATTATTAACTTTCAAGAGAAGCCTTATGGTGGCAATGGTTGGGCCAATGGGGGTTTTTTTGTACTGGCCCCTCAAGTTATTGAATATATAGCTGATGATTCAACGACTTGGGAAAGAGAGCCAATGGAGCAGCTTACCAAGGACAATCAAATTTCAGCTTTTCAGCATGAAGATTTTTGGTATGCCATGGATACTTTACGAGATAAAATGTACTTGGAACAGTTGTGGGAAAGCAAACAAGCCCCTTGGAAAGTTTGGTAATGAAATTTTCTTTTTGGCAAAATAAAAAAGTCCTTATTACTGGGCATACTGGATTCAAGGGCAGTTGGCTATCTTTATGGTTACAACGGCTTGGTGCAGAGGTCGTTGGTTTTTCATTGAATCCTCCTACCGAACCCAACTTATTTACATTAGCTAATATAGCGAAAAGGATGACCAGCTTACTGGGCAATATTCGTGACTTTAATTCTTTAAAAAGCGTTATTTGTGAATTTGAGCCTGAAATTATTTTTCATATGGCTGCCCAGCCTTTAGTAGGATATTCGTATGAAAACCCTGTCGAAACATACTCCACTAATGTAATGGGGACCGTAAACCTGCTCGAAGCGGCCCGACATAGTCGACAATTTAAGGTCATTGTTAATGTCACTTCGGATAAGTGCTATGAAAACAATGAGGAACAAAAACCTTTTCAAGAAAGTGACAGGTTAGGTGGGCATGATCCTTATAGTAATAGCAAAGGGTGTGCTGAATTAGTCACGCATGCTTTCCAAAAGTCTTATTTTAGCTCCCCCGAGTCATTGGTTCGTTTAGCTTCTGTTCGCGCCGGCAATGTTATCGGGGGAGGGGATTGGGCAGAAAAACGTCTTATTCCCGATATAGTTCGAAGTTTTTTATTGAATACCACGCTTAATATAAGAAGCCCTAACGCTCTGCGTCCATGGCAACATGTTTTAGAATCTTTAAATGGCTATCTTCATCTTGCCGAAGCGCTTTTTACTTCTGAAGAATATGCCCAGGCTTGGAACTTTGGTCCAAATAGGGAAGATGCAAAACCGGTAGGGTGGATAATTGAGAAAATGCAAGAGCTATGGGGCAGGCGATTATCTATTAATTACCAGGATGCGGAATTTCAGGAGGCTTATTTTTTAACTTTGGATAGTACCAAGTCAAAAAACAAATTAAACTGGACGCCCCATTGGAATCTCGAGACTGCGTTAGTAAAGACCGTAGAGTGGTATAGAGCTTTTGAAAATAGAGAAGATCTTTATACTAAAACATGTCTTCAGATAGAGGAATATCAAAATGAACACTTCCAGTGAACGGAGGTTCTGATTTAAATCTCCTCTAACGAGGGCATTTTCGTCTGCATCGATGTTAGGTATTCATTGAAATGTTTGCCTACCTCTTCGTGTTTCAATGCCATTTCTACAGTGGCTTTCAGGTATCCCAATTTCGAACCACAGTCATACCGTTTCCCGGCAAATTGATAAGCAAGGACCACATTTTCCTTCAGTAGCTGTTGAATACCATCAGTTAACTGTATCTCTCCCCGGTTGTCTGGTTTAGTTTCTTTTAAATAATGGAAAATGTCAGAGTTAAAGATATATCTTCCCACCGCTGCCAGATTTGAAGGTGCTTGTTCAGGGGCTGGTTTTTCTACTACGTTCTTAATTTGCGAAATTACATGAGAAGAATGACTCACTTCAACAATACCATATTGTCGCACGTTTTCTTTTGCAACAGATTGGACCGCCACTAATGATTGACCATTTTCTCTGAAATAATTAGTCATCGCACTTAAACAAGGATGTTGGCTCTCGTCAATTAAATCATCGGCTAAAAGAACCGCAAACGGATTATCACCAATTACATGTTCAGCGCATAAAATGGCATGGCCTAAGCCAAGAGGTTGGTTTTGTCTAATATAAGTAAACTTTATACCAGGAGGAGAAACATTTTTTACTATTTTTAATAAGTTTTCTTTACCTTGTTCTTCGAGACGGGCTTCTAGCTCAAAATGGTTATCAAAGTGATCTTCGATGGCTCTTTTTGAAGAGCTGGTAATAAATATCATATGATTTAAACCCGCCCGCACGGCTTCTTCTACGGCGTATTGGATGAGCGGTTTATCCACTATGGGCAGCATTTCTTTGGGATTGGCCTTGGTAGCAGGTAAAAATCGGGAACCGAGCCCGGCAACAGGAAAAACTGCTTTTTTAATTTGCATCAGATGTCCAAAACTAATAAGGGAGTAAATTATACAATTTTTTAACAAGAATTTTATACTTTAAATTTTTTTGCGTCTTCAACCCCTGGTTGATCAAAGGGATTTATATTCCATAAAACACTTTGAACAAAAACCTTGTGTTCATAAAATGCTACGAGTGCCCCTATGGTAAAAGGACTGCAGTCCTTCAATATTATCTGAGTAAATGGGACATTAACCATCTGAAAAACATGTTTTTTACCCCTTACTGAAGCGCCTATTAATTCATTTTCATAGTTTTGTAAAGTTACTAGATCGGCGGTAATTTTATGCGTTCCCTGACAAAGGAGTTGGTAATAGCTATGTTCAGCTTGATTTCCAGAACTACCCCATAGGATTGGGCAGGTGGGGTAATTGACTTTCTTCCCTTCCTTATCGATGGATTTGCCATTACTTTCCATCTCGAGTTGCTGTACAAAAGGAATAAAATACTCCAATTCTTGGGCATAAGTTAACAGCAATAGGTTGTTAATATTTAAAAAATTAGTATTCCAAAGACCAATAAGCGCCGACAATACCGGTACATTTTTTTCGAAAGAGGTGGTGGTAAAGTGCTGATCGAGATTACGCGCACCGGCGATAATTTCTCTAAAATGAGGGACTCCCAAAGCAATTACAGTTATCAAATTTACCGCCGAACAAAAAGAGTAACGCCCGCCCACCCAGGACCAAATGGGCAGTACATGGACAATTTTTAATTCTTTAGCTCTTTCTATTTTTTCGGTAATTGCAATAAAGTGTTCTTTTAAATTGTTTTCTCCAATCCAGGCTATAGCTTTTTTTGCATTAAATAAGGTTTCCTGAGTCGTAAAAGACTTGGATGCAATAATAAAAAGAGTTGTTTCAGGGTTTAAGTTTTTTACGGTTTTTTCAAAACGTTTAGGGTCGGCATCCTGAATAAAATGAAAATTAATTCCCTCAGTAATATAGTCACTTAAGGCATTTATACAAAACCTGGGCCCTAAATCAGAGCCCCCAATACCAATATTAACCACATTTTCAATGGGTTTTCCGCTAAACCCCAGCCATTGCCGGGTACGGATTTTATTGGCGATTTCCTCCATCTCTCTTAAGGTTTTATGAATGGCGGGGATTATATTTTCGTTATTTACAAAAACGGACTTAGTTTCAGGTGCGCGCAAGGCAGTGTGTAATGCGGGCTTATGTTCAGTGGGATTAACGATATCTCCATTGAATAAACCTTTTATTTTTTCCTGTAAAGAGCAGGCGTCTGCCAGGGCGAATAATAGCTGCAAGGTTTCATCAGTTAAATTTTGACCGGTATAATCAAGTTGCAAGGCAGGATGGGTTGCAGTTCTTGGGGTTGCAGTATGATTAGAAATCTTGCTATTTAATGCGTGAGATTCTAATAATTTCCAAATAGTGGTTCTGGATGACATTATTAAAACATAAGATAATAAGAAAAGAGAGTATCATTATCGGGTGAAATAATAAAGATTTCACTATATCATATTAACACATGACAAAATGGCGTGTCATTCCCGCGAAGGCGGGATCTAGTTTCTGGCATGCCGCAATACTAAGCTACAATAGATCCCCGCCTTCGCGGGGATGACAGTTTTGCATATTTTAAAAATTGTCATGTACTAAGATATTATATGCGGACCTTTTTACTTAATATATTTATGCCTTACATACTTTCACTTCTTTTTTTATTTTCGTTTTTAATAACAGCGTATATACGCCATATGGCATTGCAAAAAAATATGCTGGATATTCCTAATGCAAGGAGCTCTCATGTTATTCCTACTCCACGAGGAGGCGGTTTGGGATTCGTTGTTTCTTTTTCAGGTATTGCGATTATTATATATTGGTTAAATTTTATCACGGTTCCTCTTTTAATGTGCTTGCTGTCCGGTTTGTTTATTGCTTTTATAGGCTTATGGGACGACCTCTACTCCATGTCTGCAAAATACCGTTTGCTGGCACATTTTGCCGCAAGTGCTTTTGCCTTGTACTGGCTGGGTGGAATGCCGGCAGTTAAAATTTTTTCTTGGAATTTTTCACCTGGTTTACTTGCCAATTTCGTTGCAATTATTTATCTTGTTTGGTTACTGAACTTATATAATTTCATGGATGGGATAGATGGTCTTGCCGGTATGGAAGCCCTTAGTG
This portion of the Legionella adelaidensis genome encodes:
- the rfbF gene encoding glucose-1-phosphate cytidylyltransferase → MKAVILAGGMGTRISEETILKPKPMIEIGGKPILWHIMKIYSAHNINEFIICLGYKGYLIKEYFINYFYHMSDVTLDMKENTTFIHQSYSEPWKITLVDTGENSMTGGRLKRVSHHLDNEDFCFTYGDGVSNVDITKLIQFHKSQKRLATVTAIKPPARFGAINIENNKIINFQEKPYGGNGWANGGFFVLAPQVIEYIADDSTTWEREPMEQLTKDNQISAFQHEDFWYAMDTLRDKMYLEQLWESKQAPWKVW
- the galU gene encoding UTP--glucose-1-phosphate uridylyltransferase GalU, which gives rise to MQIKKAVFPVAGLGSRFLPATKANPKEMLPIVDKPLIQYAVEEAVRAGLNHMIFITSSSKRAIEDHFDNHFELEARLEEQGKENLLKIVKNVSPPGIKFTYIRQNQPLGLGHAILCAEHVIGDNPFAVLLADDLIDESQHPCLSAMTNYFRENGQSLVAVQSVAKENVRQYGIVEVSHSSHVISQIKNVVEKPAPEQAPSNLAAVGRYIFNSDIFHYLKETKPDNRGEIQLTDGIQQLLKENVVLAYQFAGKRYDCGSKLGYLKATVEMALKHEEVGKHFNEYLTSMQTKMPSLEEI
- the rfbG gene encoding CDP-glucose 4,6-dehydratase produces the protein MKFSFWQNKKVLITGHTGFKGSWLSLWLQRLGAEVVGFSLNPPTEPNLFTLANIAKRMTSLLGNIRDFNSLKSVICEFEPEIIFHMAAQPLVGYSYENPVETYSTNVMGTVNLLEAARHSRQFKVIVNVTSDKCYENNEEQKPFQESDRLGGHDPYSNSKGCAELVTHAFQKSYFSSPESLVRLASVRAGNVIGGGDWAEKRLIPDIVRSFLLNTTLNIRSPNALRPWQHVLESLNGYLHLAEALFTSEEYAQAWNFGPNREDAKPVGWIIEKMQELWGRRLSINYQDAEFQEAYFLTLDSTKSKNKLNWTPHWNLETALVKTVEWYRAFENREDLYTKTCLQIEEYQNEHFQ